A window of Syngnathus scovelli strain Florida unplaced genomic scaffold, RoL_Ssco_1.2 HiC_scaffold_27, whole genome shotgun sequence contains these coding sequences:
- the LOC125993143 gene encoding janus kinase and microtubule-interacting protein 3-like encodes MELEAMLYEALPQRDCPATDGEKASHAGVNDVLTADQRQELRSAVDQWKRALMWELRERDACILQERMDLLHSAQQRNKELKEFIEAHKRQIKQLEEKFLFLFLVFSLAFILWP; translated from the exons atggagctggaggccatgttgtacgaggcgctaccgcagcgggactgccccgccacggacggcgaaaaagccagccacgctggcgtgaatgacgtgctgacggcggatcagagacaagagcttaggagcgccgtggaccaatggaagcgagccctgatgtgggagttgagggagcgcgacgcttgcatcctccaagagagaatggatctgctgcacagcgcgcaacag aggaacaaagagctgaaagaattcatcgaagctcacaagagacaaatcaaacaattggaggagaagtttctgtttctctttctagtcttctccttggccttcattctgtggccctaa